ACCTCCAGCAAGCTTCTCAACTCACCTTCACAGGCTTACAGAACGCTCCTCTACCGCATCACTTACGTGATACCCGTAGCTTCGGTGTATGGTTTGAGCCCCGTTACATCTTCCGCGCAGGCCGACTCGACTAGTGAGCTATTACGCTTTCTTTAAAGGGTGGCTGCTTCTAAGCCAACCTCCTAGCTGTCTAAGCCTTCCCACATCGTTTCCCACTTAACCATAACTTTGGGACCTTAGCTGACGGTCTGGGTTGTTTCCCTTTTCACGACGGACGTTAGCACCCGCCGTGTGTCTCCCATGCTCGGCACTTGTAGGTATTCGGAGTTTGCATCGGTTTGGTAAGTCGGGATGACCCCCTAGCCGAAACAGTGCTCTACCCCCTACAGTGATACATGAGGCGCTACCTAAATAGCTTTCGAGGAGAACCAGCTATCTCCGAGCTTGATTAGCCTTTCACTCCGATCCACAGGTCATCCGCTAACTTTTCAACGGTAGTCGGTTCGGTCCTCCAGTCAGTGTTACCTAACCTTCAACCTGCCCATGGATAGATCGCCCGGTTTCGGGTCTATTCCCAGCGACTAGACGCCCTATTAAGACTCGCTTTCGCTACGCCTCCCCTATTCGGTTAAGCTCGCCACTGAAAATAAGTCGCTGACCCATTATACAAAAGGTACGCAGTCACAGAACAAAGTCTGCTCCCACTGCTTGTACGCATACGGTTTCAGGATCTATTTCACTCCCCTCTCCGGGGTTCTTTTCGCCTTTCCCTCACGGTACTAGTTCACTATCGGTCAGTCAGTAGTATTTAGCCTTGGAGGATGGTCCCCCCATATTCAGACAAGGTTTCTCGTGCCCCGTCCTACTCGATTTCATGACTAAGAGATTTTCGCGTACAGGGCTATCACCCACTATGGCCGCACTTTCCAGAGCGTTCCGCTAATCTCAAAGCCACTTAAGGGCTAGTCCCCGTTCGCTCGCCACTACTAAGGGAATCTCGGTTGATTTCTTTTCCTCAGGGTACTTAGATGTTTCAGTTCCCCTGGTTCGCCTCTTGCACCTATGTATTCAGTACAAGATAACCATCTTATGATGGCTGGGTTCCCCCATTCAGAGATCTCCGGATCAAAGTCTGTTTGCCGACTCCCCGAAGCTTATCGCAGGCTACCACGTCTTTCATCGCCTCTGACTGCCAAGGCATCCACCGTATGCGCTTCTTCACTTGACCATATAACCCCAAGCAATCTGGTTATACTATGAAGACGACATTCGCCGAAAATTTGCAATTTAACTCACAAATTTTACCTTAGCCTGATCCGTTACCAGTGAAAGTAACGTTCAGTCTATCTTTCTATCACATACCCAAATTTTTAAAGAACGATCTAATCAAAAGACTAGAAATCAACATTCAATGTGAATGCTCATTTCTAAGCTTTCAGAAGCAGTTTATGGTGGAGCCAAGCGGGATCGAACCGCTGACCTCCTGCGTGCAAGGCAGGCGCTCTCCCAGCTGAGCTATGGCCCCATAACAAAATTGGTGGGTCTGGGCAGATTCGAACTGCCGACCTCACCCTTATCAGGGGTGCGCTCTAACCAACTGAGCTACAGACCCAATTTCGAGCTTGTAACTGTTAGCTTGGAGCTATCAGCTTGGAGCTTAAAGCTGCTTCTATCGTCTTCTTCAATGAATCAAGCAATTCGTGTGGGAGCTTATGAAGCAGCTGATGTCGTCGATTAAGGAGGTGATCCAGCCGCAGGTTCCCCTACGGCTACCTTGTTACGACTTCACCCCAGTCATGAATCACACCGTGGTAACCGTCCCCCCGAAGGTTAGACTAGCTACTTCTGGTGCAACCCACTCCCATGGTGTGACGGGCGGTGTGTACAAGGCCCGGGAACGTATTCACCGCGACATTCTGATTCGCGATTACTAGCGATTCCGACTTCACGCAGTCGAGTTGCAGACTGCGATCCGGACTACGATCGGTTTTATGGGATTAGCTCCACCTCGCGGCTTGGCAACCCTTTGTACCGACCATTGTAGCACGTGTGTAGCCCAGGCCGTAAGGGCCATGATGACTTGACGTCATCCCCACCTTCCTCCGGTTTGTCACCGGCAGTCTCCTTAGAGTGCCCACCATAATGTGCTGGTAACTAAGGACAAGGGTTGCGCTCGTTACGGGACTTAACCCAACATCTCACGACACGAGCTGACGACAGCCATGCAGCACCTGTCTCAATGTTCCCGAAGGCACCAATCCATCTCTGGAAAGTTCATTGGATGTCAAGGCCTGGTAAGGTTCTTCGCGTTGCTTCGAATTAAACCACATGCTCCACCGCTTGTGCGGGCCCCCGTCAATTCATTTGAGTTTTAACCTTGCGGCCGTACTCCCCAGGCGGTCAACTTAATGCGTTAGCTGCGCCACTAAGAGCTCAAGGCTCCCAACGGCTAGTTGACATCGTTTACGGCGTGGACTACCAGGGTATCTAATCCTGTTTGCTCCCCACGCTTTCGCACCTCAGTGTCAGTATCAGTCCAGGTGGTCGCCTTCGCCACTGGTGTTCCTTCCTATATCTACGCATTTCACCGCTACACAGGAAATTCCACCACCCTCTACCATACTCTAGCTTGCCAGTTTTGGATGCAGTTCCCAGGTTGAGCCCGGGGCTTTCACATCCAACTTAACAAACCACCTACGCGCGCTTTACGCCCAGTAATTCCGATTAACGCTTGCACCCTCTGTATTACCGCGGCTGCTGGCACAGAGTTAGCCGGTGCTTATTCTGTCGGTAACGTCAAAATACTCACGTATTAGGTAAGTACCCTTCCTCCCAACTTAAAGTGCTTTACAATCCGAAGACCTTCTTCACACACGCGGCATGGCTGGATCAGGCTTTCGCCCATTGTCCAATATTCCCCACTGCTGCCTCCCGTAGGAGTCTGGACCGTGTCTCAGTTCCAGTGTGACTGATCATCCTCTCAGACCAGTTACGGATCGTAGCCTTGGTGAGCCATTACCTCACCAACTAGCTAATCCGACCTAGGCTCATCTGATAGCGTGAGGTCCGAAGATCCCCCACTTTCTCCCGTAGGACGTATGCGGTATTAGCGCCCGTTTCCGGACGTTATCCCCCACTACCAGGCAGATTCCTAGGCATTACTCACCCGTCCGCCGCTCGCCACCAGGTACAAGTACCCGTGCTGCCGCTCGACTTGCATGTGTTAGGCCTGCCGCCAGCGTTCAATCTGAGCCATGATCAAACTCTTCAGTTCAAACATCTTTGGGTTTTGAGAAAACCCTAAACTTGGCTCAGCAATCGTTGGTTACATCTTTGATTTCTCGCGGAGTAACTTGTGATGCTGATAATCTTTTTGACTATCAGTCTGACTCCACAAGCACCCACACGAATTGCTTGATTCAGTTGTTAAAGAGCGGTTGGTTAAGATCTTTCGTCTCAACCGAGGCGCGCATTCTACAGCAGCCTCATTTGCTGTCAAGCGATTTTTTAAGAAGTTTTTGAAGATTTCCTCAACAACTTCAACCACTTGCGCTTTCGATCTCTCGTTAGCGGGAGGCGAATTCTACAGCGTTACACGCTGCTGTCAACACCTCTTTTTAACCGCTTTCGACCGAGACGATCGAATCGTTAACAAGGCGAAAGCACGCCGCCATAACCTCCACGAGCGCCGCAGCACTCCAGCAATGAAACCAGGCCATTACAGCAGCGACCGAACAATGACGCTGGCGTCCAGAGAGCAACGCACACACCGAAGGCATCAGGTTTCAAAGAAGAGAAGCAGGAGTTTGGCCAAACAAAAAGCCACGACCGACCTTGATACAGGTGGCGACTATAAGAAGGAGGGAATCTTGGAGAAAGATGGTGTCCCAGGGCAGGTTCGAACTGCCAACCTTCCCCTTAGGAGGGGGATGCTCTATCCAATTGAGCTACTGAGACAAAACAACGAGCACCTGAGGATGTCAGGCGCAAAGGACGGCGAGCATGTTAACGGCCAAGGCCACGTTTGTCATGTCATCCATAGGGCTTTTTACACGAACGGCCAGAAGCGATTTGTTAGCCGAAGATCCCAGCGTGCAAATTGCGTTACCACCAAAAGCAATCCTTGCAAAATACAACTGGCCGCTCTCTCGCCACCAAATCAAGCCTTTGTTTTTAAAGGATTTATTTAAGGATAAACTCCTGGCACGCGAACTGCCTTAGTAAGCAGATGAAGAATGCAGAGATAACGCCCATACACAGCGTTCTGCTTCGTATTAAATGTGATCGCCAGCATCGAGCTTGCGACCTTGCGCCTTCAACCTGTAGACAACGCCAGATCTGCCAGCCCGTGCCTCCTAATTACAAGCAAGACCCTAAACCGTACCTGTCGATAATCAACACCCAGCCCAGCTCTTCTGCCCAACAGCCCAATAGACAGCATCAGCAGCAACCCAGCACCAAACAAAATATACGCAGGGCTATTTAATAACGCGCCCCAGGAGCCATCATATCCAATGCAGCCAAAAGCCTGCTTTTTCTGACTCTACTCAGCGGCATTTCCGCCTTGCTACTACCTGACGACTCACTAGGAAATGCTGCGCTGATCATCTGCGGCTCGATGTTCGGCCTGTTCCTGTTGGCACTTCTGGCCGGACGCAAGATCAAGTTTGACCCGGTACTGCGCTGACACCCTGCTCACGGAGTATGGCCAACAGACGCACCAAAGTGGCCTCGAGCGCACCCGAATTATCCAAGCGTATGACACGCTCTTCATC
This genomic stretch from Pseudomonas sp. Os17 harbors:
- a CDS encoding PA3371 family protein, which translates into the protein MSNAAKSLLFLTLLSGISALLLPDDSLGNAALIICGSMFGLFLLALLAGRKIKFDPVLR